In one Desulfoferula mesophila genomic region, the following are encoded:
- a CDS encoding ABC transporter ATP-binding protein, producing the protein MFLKIENIDTYYDATHILFGVSLEVAQGETVSVLGRNGVGKTTLLRSIIGLTPPRRGKIYFQDCRINGRQPFQIARQGVGFVPEDRDIFPNLTVKENLEMGVQKNSQRSGWDLDKIFRLFPILKERRNQWGGTLSGGEQQMLTIARTLMGNPSLLLLDELSEGLAPLVVRAIKEQILLIQKEGVTILISEQDSSFVLDVSSRSYILEKGQICWHGQSQELRDDPTVLDRYLGV; encoded by the coding sequence GTGTTTCTCAAAATAGAAAACATAGACACCTATTACGACGCCACGCACATCCTCTTTGGGGTGAGCCTGGAAGTGGCCCAGGGAGAAACGGTGAGCGTGTTAGGCCGCAACGGTGTGGGCAAGACCACTTTGCTCAGGAGCATCATTGGCCTGACTCCGCCCCGCAGGGGAAAAATCTATTTTCAGGATTGCAGGATAAATGGCCGCCAGCCGTTCCAGATCGCCCGTCAGGGCGTGGGCTTCGTACCCGAGGACCGAGACATCTTCCCCAATCTCACGGTGAAGGAAAACCTGGAGATGGGGGTGCAGAAGAACAGCCAGCGCAGCGGCTGGGACCTAGACAAGATTTTCAGGCTGTTCCCAATCCTCAAGGAACGGCGCAATCAGTGGGGGGGCACCCTTTCCGGGGGCGAGCAGCAGATGCTCACCATTGCTAGAACTCTGATGGGCAACCCAAGCCTGCTGTTATTGGACGAATTGTCAGAAGGTTTGGCTCCCCTGGTGGTGAGGGCCATTAAGGAACAGATCCTGCTAATACAAAAGGAGGGCGTTACCATTCTTATTTCCGAGCAGGATTCCTCCTTTGTCTTGGACGTATCCAGTCGGTCATATATTTTGGAAAAAGGCCAGATATGCTGGCATGGTCAATCCCAGGAACTGCGGGATGACCCTACAGTTCTGGACCGTTACCTGGGGGTGTGA
- a CDS encoding ABC transporter substrate-binding protein — MIKATKVLGIIAVVIALVAAIGLTPTAVMAEKKPIKIGFIHTMSGPISMYGITSAAGAKIAVEEINAAGGVLGRKLELIVRDDKVNPEAGLREAKDLVLKEKVDFLAGTISSGVGMAISGYAKRAKKIYMINIAQSTRITEEKFNKYTFRFTTNGTPYFGKGPAIALAKTYKSKKIISLGYDYEAGKNALKEFKDTYLKMVPDAKIIDELWVPLGSTDFTAHIAKIANSGADAFYLASIYGGGELAFTKQAWSFGLYDKMKAVQPCAGDVETWGKVKQGDPYPKNALATCRYPFWAIKGEQNAKFVKQLREMTGLWPSYGSMDAYVIVYAIKAAVTKAGTTDTEKVIKAMETLKMDTFVGPVEMRAYDHQAMMPTWYGIMRFTPDLPFPHITDVGKLGAESYHTIDEIKKIRGE, encoded by the coding sequence ATGATTAAAGCAACCAAGGTATTAGGAATCATTGCGGTGGTGATTGCATTGGTGGCCGCGATAGGTTTGACCCCCACCGCGGTCATGGCCGAGAAAAAACCCATTAAAATCGGCTTCATCCACACCATGAGTGGCCCAATTTCGATGTATGGGATCACCTCAGCCGCAGGTGCCAAAATTGCGGTGGAGGAGATCAACGCGGCTGGCGGTGTGTTAGGCAGGAAGTTGGAGTTGATCGTTCGCGACGATAAGGTAAACCCGGAGGCGGGGTTGCGCGAGGCCAAGGACTTGGTGCTCAAGGAGAAAGTAGACTTCCTAGCAGGCACCATTAGCTCGGGCGTGGGTATGGCCATCTCTGGTTATGCAAAGCGGGCCAAAAAAATCTATATGATCAACATCGCCCAGAGCACCCGCATTACCGAAGAGAAATTCAACAAATACACCTTCCGGTTCACTACCAACGGCACGCCTTATTTTGGCAAAGGTCCGGCCATCGCTTTGGCCAAGACCTACAAGTCCAAAAAGATCATATCCTTGGGTTACGACTATGAGGCAGGTAAAAATGCACTGAAGGAGTTCAAGGATACCTATCTCAAAATGGTTCCGGATGCCAAGATCATAGATGAGCTCTGGGTTCCTCTGGGCTCCACCGACTTCACCGCCCACATCGCCAAAATAGCCAACTCCGGTGCTGATGCCTTCTACCTGGCATCCATCTACGGTGGCGGCGAGCTTGCCTTCACCAAGCAGGCCTGGTCATTTGGCCTCTACGACAAGATGAAGGCGGTGCAGCCCTGCGCTGGCGACGTGGAGACCTGGGGCAAGGTTAAGCAGGGCGACCCTTACCCCAAGAACGCCCTGGCCACTTGCCGTTACCCCTTCTGGGCCATTAAAGGCGAGCAAAACGCCAAGTTCGTGAAGCAACTTCGCGAGATGACCGGTCTATGGCCTTCCTACGGATCCATGGACGCCTACGTGATTGTTTATGCTATCAAGGCAGCGGTAACCAAGGCCGGCACCACTGATACCGAAAAAGTCATCAAGGCCATGGAGACCTTGAAGATGGATACCTTCGTGGGACCAGTTGAGATGCGTGCCTATGACCACCAGGCTATGATGCCTACCTGGTATGGCATCATGCGCTTTACCCCCGATCTGCCTTTCCCCCACATCACCGATGTGGGCAAGCTAGGGGCGGAGAGCTATCACACTATAGACGAGATCAAAAAAATCCGCGGCGAGTAG
- a CDS encoding branched-chain amino acid ABC transporter permease, translated as MVALPYFLGQSWLSITTEMLILALAASALNIMLGYTGMVSFGPAGLYAVGAYTTGVLMEKLGWGMLPATLAAPVMAGLVGALVGWFCVRRSAVYFALLTLAFSQVIWTVIFQWYSVTGGDDGLVSVPVPDFFFEVTNCYYFMLAVVSVCLFAIWKIVNSPFGMTLQAIRENSNRVEFIGVNVKLYQLASFVISSMFLGIAGSMYCVFSGSAFPDYAYWVKSADMLVICLLGGIYNFFGPLVGTVVYTVLTKIISEYTMHWHLILGGIIVLIILAMRKGVVGTLSAYWAGRKSEAA; from the coding sequence ATGGTAGCGCTTCCATATTTCTTGGGTCAGAGCTGGCTGAGCATCACCACTGAGATGCTTATTCTGGCCCTGGCCGCCAGCGCCCTGAACATCATGCTGGGCTACACCGGCATGGTTTCCTTCGGTCCGGCGGGCCTGTATGCGGTGGGTGCCTATACCACCGGCGTATTGATGGAAAAGCTTGGCTGGGGCATGCTGCCAGCCACCTTGGCCGCTCCGGTCATGGCCGGTCTGGTCGGCGCGTTGGTCGGCTGGTTCTGCGTGCGGCGTTCGGCAGTGTACTTTGCTCTTCTGACGTTGGCCTTTTCCCAGGTCATCTGGACCGTGATTTTCCAGTGGTATTCGGTAACCGGAGGCGACGACGGCTTGGTTTCAGTGCCCGTACCCGATTTTTTCTTCGAGGTCACCAACTGCTACTACTTCATGCTGGCCGTGGTGAGTGTGTGCCTGTTTGCCATCTGGAAAATCGTCAACTCCCCCTTCGGCATGACCCTGCAGGCCATCCGGGAAAATTCCAACCGGGTTGAGTTCATCGGGGTAAACGTCAAGCTTTACCAATTGGCTTCCTTCGTCATCTCAAGCATGTTTTTGGGTATTGCGGGAAGCATGTACTGTGTTTTCAGCGGTAGTGCCTTCCCGGACTACGCCTATTGGGTCAAGTCGGCCGACATGCTGGTGATTTGCCTATTGGGCGGTATCTACAACTTCTTCGGTCCCCTGGTGGGCACCGTGGTTTACACCGTGCTGACCAAGATCATTTCCGAGTACACCATGCACTGGCATCTGATCCTGGGAGGCATCATAGTGCTCATCATCCTGGCCATGCGAAAGGGCGTTGTAGGCACCTTGTCCGCATATTGGGCCGGCCGCAAGAGCGAGGCTGCCTAG
- a CDS encoding IS3 family transposase (programmed frameshift) has product MRRTRFSETQIVKILKEVEGGRTAKEVCREYGVSSATYYKWKSKYGGMEASDIVRLKELEEENRRLKQMYADLSLENRALKDVIGKKNIRPAGRRDLAKFMCKEHGLSIRRACRALRLSRSVYAYRPKPRDDGPIIEALTSLADKYPRYGFAKLFQVIRRDGHGWNHKRVYRVYCALKLNLRRKGKKRLPTRDPQPLAVPDLANICWSVDFMSDALYGGQRFRTFNVVDDFNREALAIEVDVNLPAQRIIRVLERIAAWRGYPSRLRLDNGPELVSVAMAQWAEEHSIDLGFTQPGKPTQNSYIERFNRTYREEVLDLYIFSRLSEVREITDRWLKEYNEERPHESLGNLTPAEYLAINSPEVSTVDWH; this is encoded by the exons ATGCGCAGGACCAGATTCAGCGAAACTCAGATCGTCAAAATTCTGAAAGAGGTGGAAGGGGGCAGGACCGCCAAGGAGGTCTGCCGGGAATACGGTGTCAGCAGCGCCACCTACTACAAATGGAAGTCCAAGTACGGGGGCATGGAGGCCTCGGACATCGTCCGGCTCAAGGAGCTTGAAGAAGAAAACAGGCGTCTAAAGCAGATGTACGCCGACTTGAGCCTTGAGAATCGGGCTCTGAAGGACGTCATCG GAAAGAAAAATATAAGGCCAGCGGGTCGGCGCGATCTGGCTAAGTTCATGTGCAAAGAGCACGGTCTGAGCATTCGCCGGGCCTGCCGCGCCCTGAGGCTGAGCCGGTCGGTTTATGCCTACCGACCCAAGCCCCGCGACGATGGTCCGATCATCGAGGCGCTGACTTCGCTGGCAGACAAATATCCCAGATACGGCTTTGCCAAACTGTTTCAAGTAATTCGGCGGGATGGACATGGCTGGAATCACAAGCGGGTGTACCGAGTGTACTGCGCCCTGAAGCTAAACCTTCGCAGGAAGGGTAAGAAGCGCCTGCCTACTCGTGATCCCCAGCCGCTTGCAGTGCCGGATCTGGCCAATATCTGCTGGTCGGTGGACTTCATGAGCGATGCCCTGTATGGCGGCCAGCGATTCAGGACCTTTAATGTGGTGGATGATTTCAATCGAGAGGCCCTGGCCATAGAGGTGGACGTCAATCTCCCCGCCCAAAGGATAATCCGAGTGCTGGAGCGTATCGCTGCCTGGCGGGGCTACCCGTCCAGGCTGAGGCTGGACAACGGCCCGGAGCTGGTCAGTGTAGCTATGGCCCAATGGGCCGAGGAGCATAGTATCGATTTGGGTTTCACTCAGCCCGGCAAGCCCACCCAGAATTCATACATTGAACGCTTCAACCGGACCTATCGGGAAGAGGTGCTGGACCTTTACATATTTTCCCGTCTAAGCGAGGTGCGGGAAATCACGGATCGCTGGCTCAAGGAGTACAACGAGGAACGCCCTCATGAGTCCCTCGGCAACCTGACACCAGCCGAATACCTCGCTATAAATTCACCTGAAGTTTCTACTGTTGACTGGCACTAA
- a CDS encoding class I adenylate-forming enzyme family protein — translation MIITGGFNVYAQEVENVLNSHPAVQNSAVVGVPHEYWGEAVCGVVTTKQGTEASSEQIIAFCKEHLTRYKVPKSIEFVDQLPLSAVGKVLRREVRKQFRTRESGA, via the coding sequence ATGATTATCACCGGTGGGTTCAACGTCTATGCCCAGGAGGTTGAGAACGTGCTCAACTCTCACCCGGCCGTCCAGAATTCAGCCGTTGTTGGGGTACCCCACGAATACTGGGGCGAGGCGGTATGTGGCGTTGTGACTACCAAGCAGGGTACCGAGGCTTCGTCAGAACAGATCATAGCTTTTTGCAAAGAGCACCTGACCCGCTATAAGGTCCCCAAAAGCATCGAGTTCGTGGACCAACTCCCCTTGAGCGCGGTAGGTAAGGTGCTGCGTCGGGAAGTGCGCAAACAATTCAGGACTAGGGAAAGCGGGGCATAA
- a CDS encoding ABC transporter ATP-binding protein translates to MLLEVKGLSKSFGGLSAVSEVDITIGQEELVSIIGPNGAGKSTLFNLITGHIRPDKGIITYKGEDITGRKPYDISRKGIGRSFQKLNIFPRLTAFQNVQSSLFSAKKMNRNLFSDSYQMLGDEVEKILQSVGLGGQSDTLGGLLAHGDQKRLELGIALALDPDLLLLDEPTQGMSPGETVETTELIRDLVRARHISLAFVEHDMSVVFGISDRINVLHQGMLIFSGKPEEVKANEEVQRIYLGKGEK, encoded by the coding sequence ATGCTGTTGGAGGTAAAAGGGCTCAGCAAATCCTTTGGGGGGCTCAGCGCTGTTTCCGAAGTAGATATAACCATCGGCCAGGAAGAGCTGGTTTCCATAATCGGGCCTAATGGAGCGGGTAAATCCACTCTGTTCAATCTGATCACCGGCCACATCCGCCCGGACAAGGGCATCATCACCTACAAGGGCGAGGATATCACTGGCCGCAAGCCGTATGATATTTCTCGTAAGGGTATAGGGCGTTCTTTCCAAAAACTTAATATTTTTCCACGCTTAACAGCGTTTCAAAACGTTCAGTCTTCACTGTTCTCGGCAAAAAAGATGAACCGCAACCTTTTCTCCGATTCCTACCAAATGTTGGGCGACGAGGTAGAGAAGATACTGCAGAGCGTGGGGCTGGGGGGACAGTCGGACACCCTTGGCGGCTTGCTAGCCCATGGAGACCAGAAGAGGCTGGAGTTGGGCATAGCTTTGGCACTAGACCCTGATCTTTTGCTGCTGGACGAGCCCACTCAGGGAATGAGCCCTGGAGAAACCGTGGAAACCACTGAGTTGATCCGGGACCTGGTGCGGGCCAGGCACATCAGCCTCGCTTTTGTGGAGCACGACATGAGCGTGGTGTTCGGCATTTCCGACCGAATCAATGTTTTGCACCAAGGCATGCTTATCTTCAGCGGCAAGCCTGAAGAGGTCAAGGCCAACGAAGAGGTTCAGCGGATCTATCTGGGTAAGGGTGAGAAGTAG
- a CDS encoding NAD(P)H-dependent flavin oxidoreductase, translating into MIQGAMGVICNPEMVAAVSQAGGFGVLGSAFQNDPEALRRQIEQVQALTERPFGANLTVLNPISAQLAQVILEMGIKAVTTSAGDPTPLVDQLKTHGVMVLHVCPTVDKAVKARAAGVDAVIAEGGESGGIQGVDAVGTMVLVPAVCDAVDIPVVAAGGIGDARGYRAALALGASGVQVGTRFIASVECVAHPTYKEMICQASDTSTFLIKRGGRIRVRVLPTNLAKSLRTDDSGQVGTALGGDAIGKAWIGGDVEAYTLPAGQVSGLVQQVRTVAQIIEEMVKTSA; encoded by the coding sequence GTGATACAAGGAGCCATGGGAGTCATCTGCAACCCGGAGATGGTGGCAGCGGTCTCCCAGGCAGGCGGCTTCGGGGTGCTGGGCTCGGCCTTCCAAAACGATCCTGAGGCTCTACGCCGCCAGATCGAACAGGTGCAGGCCCTGACCGAGAGGCCCTTTGGGGCTAACCTAACGGTGCTCAATCCAATCTCTGCCCAACTAGCTCAGGTGATTCTGGAGATGGGCATCAAGGCGGTGACAACTAGCGCGGGCGATCCGACCCCCCTGGTGGATCAGCTTAAAACCCACGGGGTCATGGTACTACACGTCTGCCCCACCGTGGACAAAGCAGTCAAGGCCCGTGCTGCAGGGGTGGACGCGGTGATTGCCGAGGGCGGCGAGTCTGGCGGCATTCAGGGGGTGGATGCGGTGGGTACTATGGTGCTGGTGCCTGCGGTCTGCGATGCTGTGGACATTCCCGTGGTGGCTGCGGGCGGCATTGGCGATGCGCGGGGATATCGCGCCGCGTTGGCCCTTGGCGCGTCCGGGGTGCAGGTAGGCACTCGCTTTATCGCCTCAGTCGAGTGTGTTGCCCATCCCACCTATAAAGAGATGATCTGCCAGGCATCCGATACAAGTACCTTTCTGATCAAACGGGGAGGGCGTATCAGGGTGCGTGTGTTGCCCACTAATTTGGCCAAGAGTCTGCGCACTGATGACAGCGGACAGGTAGGCACAGCCCTGGGCGGGGACGCCATTGGCAAGGCCTGGATCGGGGGAGACGTAGAAGCCTATACCCTGCCCGCTGGTCAGGTTTCAGGCCTGGTGCAGCAGGTCAGAACGGTGGCCCAAATCATCGAGGAGATGGTTAAGACCTCTGCCTAA
- a CDS encoding acyl-CoA dehydrogenase family protein codes for MNIELTEDQRIITESIRKFLKNEIAPLVEEHESQRKTITKDIIKMLEPYGYASGLVAEEYGGLELDCLTYALMVEELSRTWASLRTMVTSSALVTKLLGRKGSPEQREKFLPRLMAMDDLACFALTEPNVGSDTRSIDTKAERDGYHYIINGTKTLITGGSLADVVLVYAQVKQPNGGKGITAFLVHRDESPFEAQDIPKMGMHCSPLSELAFVDCRVPAANRLGEEGAGQRIALTGLNEGRVNVTFAVVGLGQAALDASIRYAKERVQFGKPIASFQLVQDLIVQMALKVDTARLLGSHAARLLDQKKDCRREASFAKLFGTEAMVDVCNMAIQVHGGYGYTSEFPVERYFRDVRHLTMAEGTTQCNPPLK; via the coding sequence ATGAATATCGAGCTAACCGAAGACCAGCGCATCATCACCGAAAGCATTCGCAAGTTCCTGAAGAATGAAATCGCTCCTCTAGTGGAGGAGCACGAGAGCCAGCGCAAGACCATCACCAAGGACATCATCAAAATGCTGGAACCCTACGGCTACGCCAGCGGCTTGGTGGCCGAGGAGTACGGCGGCCTGGAGTTGGATTGTCTCACCTACGCCCTGATGGTGGAGGAGTTGAGCCGTACTTGGGCCTCTCTGCGCACCATGGTCACCTCCTCGGCTTTGGTTACCAAACTCCTGGGGCGCAAGGGTTCCCCGGAACAGCGCGAAAAGTTTCTCCCCCGACTCATGGCTATGGACGATCTGGCCTGCTTCGCCCTGACAGAACCCAACGTAGGCTCGGATACCCGCTCCATAGATACCAAGGCTGAACGCGACGGCTACCATTACATCATCAACGGCACCAAGACCCTGATCACCGGCGGCAGCTTGGCTGATGTGGTGCTGGTATACGCCCAGGTGAAACAGCCCAATGGTGGCAAGGGCATCACCGCCTTTTTGGTGCATCGAGACGAATCGCCATTCGAGGCGCAGGATATACCCAAGATGGGTATGCACTGCTCACCCCTGTCCGAACTGGCCTTTGTTGACTGCCGGGTACCGGCGGCCAACCGGCTGGGCGAGGAGGGCGCAGGGCAGCGCATCGCCTTAACCGGGCTCAATGAGGGCAGGGTGAACGTGACCTTTGCGGTGGTGGGCCTTGGACAAGCCGCCCTGGACGCCTCCATTCGCTACGCCAAAGAGCGGGTGCAGTTTGGCAAGCCCATCGCAAGCTTCCAATTGGTCCAGGATCTTATAGTGCAGATGGCCCTAAAAGTTGACACCGCCCGTTTACTTGGGTCACATGCGGCAAGGCTGCTTGACCAAAAAAAGGACTGCCGCCGCGAGGCATCCTTTGCAAAGCTATTTGGCACCGAAGCCATGGTGGATGTTTGCAACATGGCCATCCAAGTGCACGGCGGCTACGGTTACACCTCGGAGTTTCCGGTGGAGCGCTACTTCCGTGATGTGCGTCATTTGACCATGGCCGAGGGCACCACCCAGTGTAACCCTCCCTTAAAATAG
- a CDS encoding CaiB/BaiF CoA transferase family protein: MEGYAPLSDIKILDLSALLPGPYCTMLLAAMGAQVLKVENPRGGDLMRRMSPGSFEYLNCQKELISLDLKSSRGRDLFLSLASECQVLVEGFRPGVADRLGVDFDSVAAAVPGIIYCSISGYGQDGPYKDLPGHDLNYMGLTGVLSISGDPNSGRPEFPSGPQYSDLAGSLFAVNAILAALIGQGKSREARWLDVSIAEATGMLIMPRYLEYLERGKPSKEAFMARGPYGVFQTLDGKYLTLGIVEDHFWVNFCRAAGLEELAVDPELQGWQARNRHAARVKPILERVFQTRSREDWLKTLIAADVPVAPLHDLDQWAQDPQLLARGFFGPGQEEKLFASLPHFPVPAMEKRGKGLRCYPFRVQVR; this comes from the coding sequence ATGGAAGGTTACGCACCACTTAGCGACATCAAAATACTGGACCTCAGCGCTCTACTACCAGGACCATACTGCACCATGCTTCTAGCCGCCATGGGGGCCCAAGTACTAAAGGTGGAGAACCCCAGGGGAGGCGACTTAATGCGCCGCATGTCGCCGGGCTCCTTCGAGTACTTGAACTGTCAGAAAGAGCTGATCAGCTTGGATTTGAAGAGTTCGCGGGGCAGGGATCTGTTCTTGAGCCTGGCCTCGGAGTGCCAAGTGTTGGTAGAGGGTTTTCGACCTGGGGTGGCTGATCGCCTGGGAGTGGATTTCGATTCCGTGGCCGCGGCCGTTCCCGGGATCATCTATTGCTCAATTTCGGGCTACGGCCAGGATGGACCCTACAAGGACCTGCCCGGGCATGACCTCAATTACATGGGGCTTACCGGGGTGCTTAGCATATCCGGCGATCCAAACTCCGGACGGCCGGAATTTCCTTCGGGTCCGCAGTATTCCGACCTGGCTGGATCACTGTTCGCCGTAAACGCCATTTTGGCGGCCTTGATCGGCCAGGGTAAAAGTCGCGAGGCCCGTTGGCTTGACGTGTCCATTGCTGAAGCCACCGGCATGCTGATCATGCCGCGCTATCTTGAGTATCTGGAACGTGGGAAGCCATCCAAAGAGGCGTTCATGGCTCGAGGGCCTTATGGGGTGTTTCAGACTCTTGATGGCAAGTACCTGACCCTGGGTATCGTGGAGGACCACTTTTGGGTCAACTTCTGCCGGGCAGCCGGCCTGGAAGAGCTGGCCGTGGACCCTGAACTGCAAGGCTGGCAGGCGCGAAACCGTCATGCGGCACGTGTTAAACCCATCTTGGAACGGGTATTCCAGACGCGCAGCCGCGAGGATTGGCTTAAAACACTTATCGCGGCAGACGTGCCTGTGGCTCCATTGCACGATCTAGATCAATGGGCCCAAGACCCGCAGCTTTTGGCCAGGGGCTTTTTCGGTCCGGGTCAGGAAGAGAAACTCTTCGCCAGCTTGCCCCATTTTCCGGTGCCGGCCATGGAGAAACGCGGGAAGGGACTGAGGTGCTACCCGTTTCGGGTCCAGGTGAGATGA
- a CDS encoding GntR family transcriptional regulator, producing the protein MPEFSKPKSMVDQIYDSIARAITTGDLEPGTRLVEQVLQNDFGVSRAPIREAIRLLEADGLVVVDAYKKKYVRNLTREDLTDNIPVLAALESLAGRLAAANITSKDIQQLERINLEIEREYEAGNYQKCAELNFSFHRSFLYLANNKALKRAVGSIVKSLLWLWLTTQYYKNSSIIPSSIEEHQLILKAFRERNPQEVEKRVRDHIEAVLARFVRQSQFDEDGIYKFTSSKKAVVGS; encoded by the coding sequence GTGCCAGAGTTCAGCAAACCCAAGTCTATGGTCGATCAGATCTATGACAGCATCGCCCGTGCCATCACTACTGGGGATCTGGAACCCGGTACGCGGCTGGTGGAGCAGGTTCTGCAAAATGACTTCGGGGTCAGCAGAGCGCCCATCCGTGAGGCCATCCGCCTGCTGGAGGCCGATGGTTTGGTGGTGGTGGATGCATACAAAAAAAAGTACGTGCGCAACCTGACTCGGGAGGACCTGACTGACAACATTCCTGTGCTAGCCGCCCTGGAAAGTTTGGCCGGTCGCCTAGCCGCGGCCAACATCACCTCCAAAGACATCCAGCAACTCGAGAGAATTAACCTGGAGATCGAGCGAGAGTACGAGGCCGGCAACTATCAAAAGTGCGCAGAATTGAACTTCTCCTTTCATCGATCCTTCCTGTACCTGGCCAACAACAAGGCTCTTAAGCGGGCCGTTGGTTCCATAGTCAAATCTCTTCTCTGGCTGTGGTTGACCACCCAGTACTACAAGAACAGCAGCATCATTCCATCGTCAATCGAGGAGCACCAACTCATCCTGAAGGCTTTTCGCGAACGGAATCCTCAGGAGGTGGAAAAGCGAGTGCGCGATCACATTGAGGCCGTGTTGGCTCGTTTTGTGCGACAGTCACAGTTCGACGAGGATGGTATCTACAAGTTCACATCTTCCAAAAAGGCAGTCGTCGGTTCCTAA
- a CDS encoding branched-chain amino acid ABC transporter permease → MLRSPITHDRCHVTLEAFAGQALAGISLGMVWFLIAAGLSIIFGTLKVLNLAHGSLYMLGSFCCYQVTVSLAGVPGNFWLAVLIAPLVVALVGGIIEVFLLRPIYKAEMIYQYILTFALVLIIAEVCKMIWGTGYHSVKVPWPFQGSVGIFGLSFPIYNLFLIAMGPLVFIGLRTLINKTDLGRNIRAVTENREMANALGTNVPRVYTGVFMLGAWLAGLAGSLWPPVSVVMLGSDMAVVIDCFIIVVIGGLGSLAGAFVGALILGLTTAFGLYLIPKLAVAFGFILMIIILIIRPYGLMGEPE, encoded by the coding sequence TTGCTCCGCTCGCCGATCACACACGATAGGTGTCACGTGACTTTAGAAGCATTCGCAGGTCAAGCTCTGGCCGGGATCAGCCTGGGCATGGTCTGGTTTCTAATCGCCGCGGGGTTGTCGATCATCTTTGGCACCCTCAAGGTCCTCAACTTGGCCCACGGCAGCCTGTACATGCTGGGCAGTTTCTGTTGCTACCAGGTGACAGTGAGCTTGGCTGGTGTACCTGGCAACTTCTGGCTCGCGGTGCTGATCGCCCCCCTAGTTGTGGCTTTAGTGGGCGGCATCATCGAGGTCTTTTTGCTACGTCCTATCTACAAGGCCGAGATGATATATCAATACATCCTGACCTTCGCCCTAGTGCTGATCATTGCCGAGGTCTGCAAGATGATCTGGGGTACTGGCTACCATAGCGTCAAGGTTCCTTGGCCCTTTCAGGGATCGGTTGGTATTTTCGGGCTATCTTTCCCCATCTACAACTTGTTCCTCATCGCCATGGGGCCCTTGGTTTTCATCGGCCTTAGAACCCTGATAAACAAAACCGATTTGGGACGCAACATACGAGCGGTAACTGAAAACCGGGAAATGGCCAACGCCTTAGGCACCAACGTGCCGCGGGTCTACACCGGCGTTTTCATGTTGGGCGCCTGGCTGGCCGGATTGGCCGGTTCGTTGTGGCCGCCGGTTTCAGTTGTGATGCTGGGCTCGGACATGGCTGTGGTGATCGACTGCTTCATCATAGTGGTCATCGGCGGGCTGGGCAGCTTGGCCGGGGCCTTTGTGGGCGCCCTTATCCTGGGGCTTACAACCGCCTTCGGTCTCTATTTGATACCCAAGTTGGCCGTAGCCTTCGGATTCATCCTGATGATTATTATTCTGATAATTCGCCCCTACGGCTTGATGGGGGAACCAGAATGA